GTTTTGTAACAGTCTAAAACTAATAAAACCCCTCAAGCTTCTCATAATCTTTTTAAACTTGTATCAGGAACATGTTAACAAAATAGATTTCGACTATATTGAGTATGCAAGACAAAGGTTTCGACAGTACTGGGCGAAGAAATCTGCAGCGCTGAAATGTTGAAGTTCTAAAACAGATACTAAAAGTTGATGTAATGGTACCGTTTTGTTGTTCTACGTCTTGTcttgttttaatatttttttattttttgccaAAAATATCCCATTGTGGCACTTGTGATGTGTGAATAAACAGCAAGTTTAATTAGAGCATTACTCATACCCATACTCTCGATCCATATATGGTCAACACCCTCTGGAGTACCTTTGTGTGACTTGAATATAACACTATCGGATAATTGGTTGACCACTTTCCTCtgtttatttttcaataaatccGAAATGTTCTGAGTGTTTGTGTCTTAGTTCAAATTTTTAGTgcaagttttaatttttttaggtAATTACCAATTATCAGTTTTATTTCGGCAcagttttggtgtcaaaatatgGGGAAATGAGATGCTATTAGCACTACGAATGGTGCATCGTCTAAACATGAACATTTATCGATATATGTGAGAACTATTGATTTTTTAGTGGATTTCATATACTAAGGTAAATGCTAACCTTCAGTTGTATTCATGTTGTATTCTCGGTAGCATGAAAGTTCCCAATCTTGGGATAGTGTGCTAAACGTACACCATTAAATTTCCCTAAAATATCTAATTTCTGAATAAAACACAGATATTATCTTTAAATCCCATCTTGAAATAGCAAGAAATCAAATTTGGTCCCATTTTCAGAGGTGAGCGGTGTTTCGGGAGATATATTCTTGAAATTATATTGAAAATTGATATTTAGTTTCTTTTTCTAAAGGATCGTTATTTTTTACTGTCGGTTTTATGTCATGTAAGAATGTGCTGTTTTTTTTTCCCTAGTTGAATTATAAGTTATTGGGATAGAAATTTATCAGTTGAGttgaattgaattaaaattaatatttatacatagataaataaatataaatttaagtTCCAAACCAGTAGACTGCTTACGATGGATGAGCGATTTAGTTGTTGAAGGTTGTGAGAAATTaagctaaaaataaaaatgaaaataaaaagaatcCTATTTTTTGAACAAATTTTAATGTTcgattaattaaatttcttgaataAGCCTGAAATCTTAGTGATCAAGCCTCGCTGCCCATCTTTTGTGAATTCCATTTTTCTTGATACACGTCAAATTTATTTCCCTaactaataaaaaaatactCGCTTTCCCATCCAAtaacccacacacacacacacacacacacacacacacacacacacactctttgGTCATAATTCTTAATCCACTATTCGAGTGCCAACTCAGCTGCACCCGCTTGGATGCCAACACAGTTATTGTTATATTGCCAACACTTAGTTTACCGTGGCAGCAAATTCAAGTCATGAACGTCGTACAGCTTATCGTTGGGAGATTGAAATCTCATGTTATCATTATTAAAACCCCCGAATTTCTCTTCTTCCATACGAATACATTCTAATCCCACCTCGTTTTAGTGGTCACGTTTCTCCGGATGCACAGAGAGATCAGTTTAATCAATTACACTCGAAGAGATCGATGTGGGATATATGATGATGGTGATATCTCTGCCACTCATCCTCTTTTCATTATTGTTCGGGTTTGGTTGTTTTCTAATCGGGAGAGCCAAGGGTACGCGAGAAGCGAACATCAACACCCAGGTTTTCGGAGTCCCAGCCCCTCCGCCGGGAAGTGGTGCCACTGCCGCCAATTATCATCCTTATTCAACACCGCAGAAGCTCTTCAAGACCGATAATGCTGCCAACTGTTTGTTTAATGCAGCTGGTTAGCAAAATATAATTTCAttctttttatataatttatatttatattatataaaactctttaattaaaaaataaaatgatttattaCTTCTTTGTGAAAACAATTATACATTTTCAACAAATTAAAATCAACATTCATTACagttgaaaaacattttaatgtGTTTTTTAGATGAAATACTTCCGACTTCCAGAAAAACTGTTTAtctttgaaaattataatggtTGGCTTTCATGTCCAAAGGAATACCACCCATTCCTTTTCCTAAATAtcctattaaatttatttgtatATACATTAAAAAAAAGTGATAATAGTAAATGCTGATATCGCTGGAAGAGCCCGGGTCATGGAGGACTTAGGACCTTAAATGGCAAGCCCGAATCATGGTAAGATGTCGGAAAGGGTTCATGAGTTGCAAATAAGTACCCGGGAAGTCATCCACCCGGACAACCAGAGGCCCGAGCTCTCGGGCAAATTCCCGGCTGATGATTCACTACCCGGAAAGCCTCGATAGTAGTGTCGCATTCGAGTGCGAGAACATTTAAAATCTTACCTCGATAAACGTACATGACAGAACTGATGGAAAGAACATGAAATGGATGTGACATGGCTATAAGTGGTAGGTAGGCATTGAAACGATGACATTACCATCTTCTCTCCTATAAATAACAGGCTACGGTCGCACCATATCATACAGAGATATACCTTTACCACAAGATATAACTCCTTGCACATCTATCCAAAAAAAATTCTTATCGGATCTGGTATATTGTCCCCCTCCAACTCACTCAATTCACTCGTATCGTATAAATAAAGTTGTGGCGGTGTAGGGTTGGGGAGATGCATGCTAGAGTCCAAGAAAATTTGAGGACAGCGACGGGTCATGGGATTGGGTGGCCCGAATGATCTGTCCTTTCGGTCAAAGCCCGGGAATCAGTCAAAGCGCCAGAATCAGTCAAAGCACCTATCATGTTTACGagcacattttttaaaatattaatttccatCAATTATCGGATGTTTTTCAATAACGGAgcttttaaatttgaaaacgtAAATGTGATATTTTTGTTTGAAGTAAAATTTGTAATTTCTATTTGTTATttgcaagaaaaataatataatataagatttgaagtaaaaagaaatttattttaaacaaaCCAAGTCGGGCGAATGAGGTAGGTATGAGAGGTTCCCATGCTTATAATAATAGAAATGGAGTGCCAAGAGAGAAGTTACTTTTGTAtcatttatgtattttttttaaagtattcTGAAAATTTTACTATTTTACTGTAATTTCCAAGTGTTTCAGGCTGGggtgtcaaaatttgacttATCCGCCAACATGATATGGAGCTACCCCAAAAAGATCATATTTGGTTTGGGGGTTTTCGGATTCGGGTTATATTGGATTGGACCTATAATATTGCCAAGTTCGGTTATATAATTAAGAAATATCGTATATATTTTATGTCTGGAAAAAATTTATTGTCATAAATCTCCATCAgtattttgtaatttttaaaattgtttattcaatttaataaatataattttaattttcaacaATGAGACTTCTAAATTTAAATAATGTATAagtgagattttgttattatttgtttaatttaaaataattttaaaaataaaatcgttTTGATCAGGTTAGCCCGGTTTGGGTTGAGCAGCTTTTTAGTATTATCATACATTAACCCGGCCCAAACCCACCGACCCATCTAAATTGACAACCCTAGTTTAAgggttcattttttattttaaatttaatatatctTCTCGATCATCACTCTCAACGACATAATGAAATGGTTCAGGAAGAACTTTAGCCTCAATGAACTTACCTGGTTTCCCACTTGTAATGGATCTTTTGTAAAGCTTCTCCCATTCACTTTAATCTGAGAGAAACGTGAagttttcataatattttttgacAACATTGTATTAATGAAAGCTCATGCATGTACGAAGATTTGGTGGTATGATTGGTGCAGCGTGTTAACTACAGAGGAGTGTAGTTCGTTAAAATCATAGTATTTCAGttcctcccatgcatgcattgcTGTAAACCAACCAACTCACACcactcataatttcaatctcTGAAAAGTTTTCTTGGGTTTGTCGAATTAATGGCCCTTTTTCTTGGTTAATTATGACATGCTACTGTACCCGTCTCAAATCTAGTGGCTTGAATTAGTAGTTATTTCtactttgaaaattcaaagattctCCACCATTTAAACGGGGTGCTCATTGATTGATATATCAGCCAAGAGCAAGAGCGTCAAACTCGAAATCCAGAGTTAATCCTTGTTGTGTTTAATAATGCTAGTAAATCATATCATTACCACTCTTCTGTTACACGATTAACTCTATTTAATCTTCCAGCTTGAAATAGGGAAACTAAAAGTTGAAAAGTACACTCCTCTTATGTCTTTTTCGTCCATCTCACGGGTGGTGTAACTTTTCTCTTGTCACACCacaaaattaaatcaaacaaGCTCTCTGCCTCGGCTGCGAGTTGTTGCATGCATGGATCTGTCGATAGGTGACACTAATAATGTGATGATCAGGGACCATAGAAAAGGGAACTGGACGCTTCAAGAAACAATGGTTCTAATTGAGGCGAAGAAGATGGATGATGAGAGGAGGATGAAGAGGTTGGGGGACGGTGGCGAGAGGGGCAAACCGGCTGAGCCGAGGTGGAAATGGGTGGAggattattgttggaaaaacggATGTTTGAGGAGCCAAAACCAGTGCAATGACAAGTGGGATAATTTGATGAGAGATTTCAAAAGGGTTCGAGAGTACGAAAGGAGATTAGCGGAGAAATCAGGGGGAGAAGATGAAGAAAATTCTTATTGGGGGATGGACAAGAACGAGAGGAAAGAAAACAACCTGCCTCCCAATATGTTGCCGCAGACATACGAGGCATTGGTGGAGGTGGTAGAGAGGAAAGGTCCAAGGGCGGCGGCGGCGGCCATGAGTGGTTGTGGTGCAGGCGGTTCAAATGCCCTTATGCTGCTCACAGCTGTGGAAAAATCTACTTCTCATGTTTTTCGTCAGGCAGCCTCAACACTTCCCCCTTCAATGGAACACCCCATTATTCAGCTGGTTCCACCGATCCCTCCACCGGTACAAAGATCAGCGGAGCCTCCAACGTTTCCCTTTTCTCAGCCGTTTCCTTCAGTGGGTAATAATATACGTTCTTGCTATCTATTCTCTCCTACACACTCTCACAGACATGATGCGTATCCCTCTCTACCCTGTCCAAATCAATTCTTGATCGTTTTGTTTAGTACTGTTAGGGTCATTAGAGTTAATGTTGAAGGTGTCAAAATTGTTTCAGTTAATAACTCCTGTTATTTAGGACATGTAGGTAGAGTCTGACCATTTCATTAGCCAATTACCACGTTTTTAGATCAAGTAAAATGTGGGCTGTTTGTTTCCTACTTTTGTGTCATTGTAAGGCTTATATAAGCCAACTGGTTTGttctaataaaatgtgattctTCTGTGAATTGATTTGTACTTAGAGTTCCCAacaatatggtatcagagccctaTCACGGGGCCTGATTATAAAGAAACCGCAGTTTCTTGATAAGAGAAAGAGTGAGAATCCAAGTAGCATGGCAGCTGAAAATAACTTCGTTCAACCTGCAATTCCTAAGTTTGATGGCCATTACTATCATTGGTCCATGCTTATGGAAAATTTTCTTCGCTCAAAGGAATATTGGAGTTTGGTAGAGACTGGAATTCCTGTTGCAGCAGAAGAAGTGGAGCTTACTGAAGCACAACAAAAATCAATCACAGACCAGAAGCTGAAAGACTTGAAGGTCAAGAATTATCTATTCCAAGCCATTGATCGAACCATTATGGAGACGATCCTCAATAGAGATACTGCCAAGCACATTTGGGACTCTATGAAGCAGAAGTACCAGGGTTCTACAAGAGTCAAAAGAGCACAGCTCCAAGCTCTTCGGAAGGAGTTTGAGGTTCTACAGATGAAAGAGGGTGAAAGTGTTGATGCGTACTTCGCTCGAACACTCATCATAGCAAACATGATGAAGATTC
The Primulina tabacum isolate GXHZ01 chromosome 9, ASM2559414v2, whole genome shotgun sequence DNA segment above includes these coding regions:
- the LOC142555982 gene encoding uncharacterized protein LOC142555982, whose translation is MDLSIGDTNNVMIRDHRKGNWTLQETMVLIEAKKMDDERRMKRLGDGGERGKPAEPRWKWVEDYCWKNGCLRSQNQCNDKWDNLMRDFKRVREYERRLAEKSGGEDEENSYWGMDKNERKENNLPPNMLPQTYEALVEVVERKGPRAAAAAMSGCGAGGSNALMLLTAVEKSTSHVFRQAASTLPPSMEHPIIQLVPPIPPPVQRSAEPPTFPFSQPFPSVDPDRSEYSDSPAKRRKTRATGGGEGSGGDDVTLQEVGTAISKSATMIAEAIQACEEREEIIHKKVVSLHERRLQIEESKVETNRQCINGLVDAINKLANSILALAASYHKTQPNTSK